Sequence from the Prunus persica cultivar Lovell chromosome G5, Prunus_persica_NCBIv2, whole genome shotgun sequence genome:
aagaagaaaacaggtTATCCAAGATTGTGGGAGTTTCAAGAACTTTTGTCGTCCTTGTAGAACAAATCATGTTGTTCCAGTACAGAGTTCTAGCCAACAACTCAAACATTACGCAGCACAATGCTTAAGATTGCATAATATTGCTACCTGTTTACCTTTTCCATTTCCCTTGATCATATTACCTTCTAAATGAAGGCAAGCTTAGCTGCCACAGAAATATAAACATTTTCTTCAGCTATTGAAACAATCCACAAACACCCAGGAGGCTTCGGCCATAAAGAAAATCAGCAAAGGAAAACATTTGATTCTGAAGGTTTGATGAATTGTTATGATCTGAAACCTCTCACACTCAGACAAGTTTTTGTACCAATTTCTTGATACTTCAAGAAGCAGCTAGGCTGACTTCCATCCTGATTGTAAAGCAGAAAATACATGTCAAATGCTGAACGTATACTAATATAAGAAATATTAATACCAAGCCCTCACTAATCAGATCATTATGATCAGTAGAATGGTATATAAAATGTCCGGGAGCAACACACCTGCTTAATCAATGATGGAAAATGAAAGATTACCATTATGAGTGCCTTTACCATACTCTTTGTGACAAAAGGACCTTTAACAATGATTTGAAAACAGCATGACAAAACATACAAAGAACATAAAAGAACTTGGACTTTAACCACCAACCCGACTTTGATTATAAAGAAACAGAATCTAAAATGTCTTTAGAACTGAAAAGAACAAGGCATAAACGAAAGGCTACAGAAAACTTCTGTTTCATAACAGTATCCAGTTGAGGATAGAATTATTTTGTTGAACAAAAGAGCCAAAAGCCTATTTAAACACCAATTTCATGTGCAACCGATCAGGTTCCCTTCACATAAAACCAAATACAAAGGGAATTTGGAGGACAAAAGATggggaaagaaaatagaacaaaGGGTATCGAAAGACTTTCAGCCCTTTGCCGGTCTCCTTTAACTTGTTAGCATTGTGATACAATTAAAGGTCCGCAGGTCTTAGGTTGGATGACTGGCACCCATTGGATCAGCTTATTGTCATTACCaggcaccaaaaaaaaaaaacaaagaaaaagaaaaagaaagacttTCAACCCTTTGACTATTCTGACCTAGTAACAGCCAGCCAGCCAGCAAGACAGAAAACGGTATGGCCAAGAATTTAAAGACTTTTCATTTTGCTCATGGTGTCAATTTTAATAGGAGACTAAACAGAGTGACAGAAATTTTGAACACCAGAAATTACCATTAGACTAACTGATATCTTCAGAAAAAGAATAGATCAGAGAGACTGATACCTATAGGAAGCAACCACACCTGATGAGCATTAACTAATTAATCTGACGTGGAGATACTAAAAGAGACCCTAATCATGAAGCACAACAATTTAAATTCATACCATTGAAGAGGAACCACAAGAATCTAACTTCCTAATACAAGCGCAAAACCTATATGCATGCATAATAGGTACATCTATAAATTCCCACATGCCTAAATATTAGATATCAAATCATTACATGACTAAACCGTAAATGCAAACCTATATGTGTAACCTATTTGCTAATCTGTATGCAAAACTAGAAATAACTTCAAGCATCAGGGTGAAACATGAAAAGAAAGTTAAAAGATGAAACATGCAGATGCAAGGTAACACTTCACATTCAACCTCATAAGGTTTGTCGGCTCAACAGAACTGAGGAGGTCTTCCAGAACAAGGAAGCATGCAGTCAATAAACCCTGTACCGAAATAGGGTTTGCAATCTGCCCCCGCCCCCCGCCCCCACACCACCCACCCACACCCAAACAACACCCCCACCCCCCAATAATGATGTAGGGAAGTCTGTCAAACGTTGTAAATAATCAGaattatttatagaaaatgaaagaaaacaaaatgaatctcCCAAAGGCCTAACAGGCTAATACCATTAACAAGGTCTGAAATTGACTCTATatcatgtacatatatatatatatacatatatataaactccATCTTTACATATTGGAACTACATCAATGTAAAGCAACTAGATCGACCCTGCATCCTGCCCCCAATGAGCAATACAAAATGaccgagaaaaaaaaaactacaactaaaaaaagggaaattagataaattttctcctttttttcctcttatatatttttgttttgccttctATAGGGTAATTCCAATTCTTCTTTTGTAAAAATTCAGGGCATAATACCTCAGAATTGAGAGTTCCAAGCCGCAGGGGCAGCTGCCTTTTCCATTGACGAACTTTCAACAAAGTCACAATCTTCTGGGCACAATACAAATCTACCTCTGCAACAAAGACCCAATTACAATTAGCAAGAGAAATCTAAAAAAAAGTAACCGAATAAAAAACTTAGAATTTgtagaaacagagagaaagagagacctTAGAAGGAGAATCAGCAACCTTGTAAGCATCCGCAGTAACACCCACCAACCACAACCCAGGAAAAGTAATCTGCAAATTCATTCAAGCCACatataaatgataaaaaataataattaaaaaaaaaacttgctaaactcaacaacaaaacaagcaCAGCAGAAGCAGCAAACGAAGAAacgaagaaacaaagaaagggaaGGAGCAAGGTGGACGTACATCGAGCTGTTTCTGAACATTCTTCGGCCGCTTCTTGGGCCTTCTGGCAGGCCTCGACCCAGTCATCACAAATATGTCCTCTTCAATCTCCTCCTTTGACAAAGCGATCCAGAACTTCctgttctctttcttctccacATTCTGCCCCTCCGCCGCCAAACCCCTCAACCTCATCGACTTCGGCTGCTGCAGCTCGCTCTGGTTCGGGTTCGGACTCTCCAGTTCGTGCGGTTCACCGTTGGCACCTCCCTTGGAAAACGACGTCGTCGCCGGAGCTCTCCTGGGCCTCAGATTCCAGGGCTTGTGAACTACCTCGGCTTTGTCAGCTTCCTCGCCCTCCTCCTgatcgctctctctctcctcgctcCTGCGACGCTTGTCGCCAGCGCACGGGATCAAGGAGTAGCGGTGGCGGGAGGCGCGGGAGGATCCGACCCGGCTGTTGTTGTAGTGGGTGCGTTCGGATTCGGAGTCGGGCTCGGAGGCGGGTTCGGCGGAGACGGGTCGGCGGTAGCGGTGGTTGTTGTTGGTGGTCGAGTTGTTCTTCGCCCCCCATTTCAAGAATGCGAGAGGGAAGTTGTGCAGCGGTGGCTTCACTGGCGCCGTCGCCATTACTGATCAACTCACAGAGCTCAAAgccttcaaagttcaaacccaAAGCCTATGCATACACATCAAaccatatatgtatataaatatatataatatatgtatatcaaTTTTGTATGCTTGTGCTTCAAgcttttagagagagaaagtgaacaagaagcgagagagagaggggttgTGTGTGATGTGAGGGGAGGAAGTGGCAGGGAGACGGAGGcctttttatggttttatatgtatacAGTAGGAAAAGAGGAGAAGCAGGACTTGTTTTTCCCTACCTCTACGTCTACGGCGTTACGGTTGTGAATTTACTGTTTTAACCTtggcctttttttctttgtttccgtTTGTGGGACCATTTAAAATCTGCTGTTCCGTATTGTACTATTTTGACCTCTTGGGTACAATACCGGATGAGCATGATGGGTCTCTATAGTGGGCTCCACTGAATGCTGTAATCGGACGGTGGACGCGCGtagttgaagaagatgatgtacAGTATTTCTGGTGTCGCTGGGTTTTCGGTGAGGTATTTTCCTCATGtcttttggttttgggaaaaaagaaaaagaaaaaaaagagaggcaaTGATGGTTAGATTTTAAATGGGCAAATACGTAGAAGTTCATatccaaaataatttttttttttaaaaaaaaaaaacctattgACACTTATGTTTTGATCAAGAAGATACTATTATCCAAAGCATAGAATATGCAAAATATGTAGGTTTAGAGAGGTGTGAAACGAATGGTACGAGCATGAAAATTAATGAGTCGGATTTGACACAGCACGAAAATTTGGGTCGTGCCGTGATGAGAAAATTAGGTCTAATGGACTGAGTCAACCCACAACCCAACATAGGCCATGCTTGGCTCGAGTCCGCTTCAAGCCTGGCACGAATCTGGCATGGCCCATATAACTTGTCCAACCCACTTATGTCTCTTTTTAACGACTTGGAAAGCACACGAGCTCACTGATATCAAACCTGCTCATCTTCTTGTTGATAAAAACAACAACGCAGAGGAAGGCATCTCTTTTCCATTTCCTCTAGAATCTCGTTTTGTAGATTAGTGGTTTCTCAATAAATTTGAGAAAGGTTAGATTATGGAAGCGGAGTTATGGGGCTTATTCTTTGGATTGCAGCTCGTTGTGAGTACCataatttcaaatattttgatTGAATTGGACTCTGCATTGGTTGTGAACTTTATTAAGAATCCTGAGACAGCTGGTGCTCATCCTCATGTTGGTCTGTTCTATGGCTATTGGGATTTAATGAAGAAGATAAGTACTAGTGTTATTCATCATGTGTATAGATGAAGAAATTATGTGGCTGAGAGGCTTGCGAATGGCAGCTATAATATGAACTTAGGCCTATAGTGGTTTGACTCCGCCCCTCCGTGAGTAGTAGAGGCCTTGGCAGATGATTTGTTAGGGATCTCCAGACTTTGTTTTGTTCGTTTGGGGTAGTTTCTCTTTGGCGTTCTTCCCCTGTgtttcataaataaaacaaaggaaaaagaagaaaaatagggAGCAGCCCCATATTTCTTTTACAAGCCAAGCCAGTCAAGCAAAACCACACCGTACAAAAGATGAATTCTTCAAGGAAGCAACGCACCCAACTTTCTTATGCTTTCTCAGCCCCCGTCTCTCCTTCAATATATCATGCATCAATACAAGCATTTGTGAATTAATTCACACAGAATATATacatactatatatatatatatatttatttataaaataaattcacgTCAAGTAAAAGCATGCTGTgccaaaggaaaataaattattttatctaCAACCCAAACATATTAGTCAAAGCAAAATATATGTTCTAATGAATAATGCCAACCAAACTCAGTGGTGTTATTGTTAATTCAAGCAAATTGACGGTAGAATTGTAAATTTAAGCAAAATCGATGGCAAAATTTTAAATCCAGGCGAAATCAATGGCGTAATCGTAAATCCAAGCAAAAGTGGTGGCAAAATTGGAAATGTAAGCAAAAGTGATGGCTGAAACGTAAATTCAATCAGAATAAGTCACATAATCATAAACTCAAAGAGCATGGGGTGATTCTTGGCGATACGAGGCTATTTTTGCAAAAATGCCAAAAATAATCTAGATTgtgaaatttggaaaattaaaatcatCAACAATGATGTAGAAGCAAAGAAGTTATGTTATCATGCCAAACATTATTGCAACATATGGGATATCCCAAACAAGCATAAAACGTTACGACGATTACTTGAGGGCTTTATGagtaaataaaatacgacAAGGGAGCAGAAAGTTATGCATAATTACCAAACCCATACAAGCAACATACTAACTAATACCAAGCACACAAGTCAATGCAACTCGTACAAAATCACTACCATGCCAAATCAAGCCTCTCTAGTCACTCAAGCAAATCAATTAGGCAAGCTTAGCTATTTTGGgctaaataacaaatttaaccAAGCATTATCTTTTCTGTCATGCCACAAAATAAGCCAACAATTGGTAACTCCAGTGAGTAACCTTCGATATTACAGTGTCTAGGAAAGTCTTTTAAGGCGACACCTTCAGTGTCTAAGAAGGATTGAGTTTTAAACGGGACCATTGCGACCCCTCCAACCTTCCCAGAAAGACTTGGCTGTAATTTCAGAGACCTTAATTGATCATCCTTGAATTGCTTATTGTtacatttaaatatatatgacCAAGCTCACTGATCAAGCAAATCAAAACAATGCCAAGGCGAAAAGGAACGTACAAGCCAATTACAACATGTAGAGTAGATTTACTAGCCCAATTCACATGCTAAGAAAATTGCAACATGTCGAGAAAGCAATCCAAACAATCATAAACTATCAAAATTATTAAAGTTGAAGCCATTTGGACATATTCGTAAACCCATGCCAAACCATGTCATGCAATATCAAGTTCCCGCAATTACTAGTTTCTTGCAAACAAACAATCATAACATGCAAAATCCAACAGTGTAAGCAACAAAGCAAGTAACTCAAGAAAAACATGCACCAAGCAATTAAGTTTTGTTTCAACCGTAATCAAGCAAGCATGGACACTTGATGCATATTGAAAGTTGCTGAAAGATCATTATAAAGATGTCAACACTGGAAAGAGCTAGTCATGCCACTGCCACATCTTTTGGGCTAAAAATTGATTATTCGAACAATTTCAATGCTTTTTCATGGCCCCAATAATCAAGGGAGCCAATGTTAAGGCTAAAAATGTCACGATAAGTCCAATGATATTTATATCCCAATATAACATACAATAGTTGCCACATGCTAATCCAAACtatattttgggaattaattcattaaataaatatagaaataatgtacatatcatgcaaagaaaataatacatTTATGTATGCTAAACCACCCGACAAACTTAAACGGGCCCAAGCCACCTACATGTCTGGGGCTTGCTAAGCAGGTTGTGATGTGGATGG
This genomic interval carries:
- the LOC18776819 gene encoding uncharacterized protein LOC18776819, which gives rise to MATAPVKPPLHNFPLAFLKWGAKNNSTTNNNHRYRRPVSAEPASEPDSESERTHYNNSRVGSSRASRHRYSLIPCAGDKRRRSEERESDQEEGEEADKAEVVHKPWNLRPRRAPATTSFSKGGANGEPHELESPNPNQSELQQPKSMRLRGLAAEGQNVEKKENRKFWIALSKEEIEEDIFVMTGSRPARRPKKRPKNVQKQLDITFPGLWLVGVTADAYKVADSPSKR